One region of Anaerolineales bacterium genomic DNA includes:
- a CDS encoding ABC transporter ATP-binding protein, with the protein MNAQKNALAASKLSRSFGTFAAVREVTFSIPRGEIFGLLGPNGAGKTTLIRMLSGILLPTGGGAHVLGYDVDREPEEIKKRIGYMSQRFALYNDLTPRENIAFYADIYSVPSDERARRVESLLEMAGLSGHRHELTRGLSGGWRQRLALACAIVHRPPMLFLDEPTAGVDPVSRREFWELIYAMAGEGVSVLATTHYMDEAEYCNRIGMMYQGELIALSSPDRLRREHPGELYVLDCTKPEAAESILRRMPEVLGISVHGALLHVNAQAAGDRPRIEAELTNAGVIVRRLERALPSLEDVFIRLVEKQRGGQGSPAEN; encoded by the coding sequence GTGAACGCACAGAAAAACGCCCTCGCGGCCTCCAAGCTGTCGCGATCCTTCGGAACCTTTGCGGCCGTGCGGGAGGTGACGTTTTCGATACCGCGCGGAGAAATTTTCGGCCTGCTCGGGCCGAACGGCGCGGGCAAGACGACCCTGATCCGCATGCTGTCCGGAATCCTGCTTCCGACCGGGGGCGGCGCGCACGTCCTGGGGTATGACGTGGATCGGGAGCCGGAAGAAATCAAAAAGCGGATTGGGTACATGTCGCAGCGGTTCGCGCTCTACAACGACCTTACCCCGCGGGAAAACATTGCTTTCTATGCCGATATTTACTCGGTTCCCTCCGACGAACGCGCCCGCCGGGTGGAAAGCCTGCTGGAGATGGCCGGATTGTCCGGCCACCGCCACGAACTGACCCGCGGCCTTTCGGGCGGTTGGCGCCAGCGTCTGGCGCTGGCCTGCGCCATCGTCCACCGTCCGCCGATGCTGTTCCTCGACGAACCGACCGCCGGCGTGGATCCCGTTTCGCGCCGGGAGTTCTGGGAGTTGATCTATGCCATGGCTGGCGAGGGGGTAAGCGTCCTGGCCACCACGCATTACATGGACGAGGCTGAATACTGCAACCGGATCGGGATGATGTACCAGGGGGAACTGATTGCGCTGTCCAGTCCGGACCGGCTGCGGCGGGAACATCCCGGCGAACTGTACGTCCTGGACTGCACCAAACCCGAGGCGGCGGAATCCATTCTCCGGCGGATGCCGGAGGTGCTTGGAATTTCGGTCCACGGAGCCCTGCTTCACGTGAACGCCCAGGCGGCCGGCGACCGGCCGCGGATCGAGGCCGAATTAACCAACGCCGGCGTGATCGTCCGTCGGCTGGAACGGGCATTGCCTTCCCTGGAGGACGTGTTCATCCGGTTGGTGGAAAAACAGCGCGGCGGACAAGGCTCGCCGGCGGAGAACTGA
- a CDS encoding ABC transporter ATP-binding protein, translated as MTRVMRRMTDVIRLDDPPYLPTGPVRSYALRVSPGEFVRKAVGGNFRRREDRMALAIEAKNVIKQFQGAAEPALRDFSLAVPAGTLCALVGPDGAGKTTALRILATVSNSFSGSASVVGYDVRADPEAVRSRIGYMPQNFSLYPDLSVWENLLFFAELNGVPGGEREPRMRSMLEFAGLAPFRERRAGDLSGGMKKKLALACALVHDPQVLILDEPSTGVDPVSRRELWRILAGVVRRGVAALISTPYMDEAERCHRIGMLYRGKVLLLGTPEELLGGMPSRFLEVKASPRKAMRQIVTQIPGVLSWRPVGDRLRVETSGDGTQAESLRRNLERQFREQNLQVDILEEVKPMMEDLFVHMVGRQGKAP; from the coding sequence GTGACGCGCGTCATGCGCCGGATGACGGATGTCATCCGACTCGATGACCCGCCGTATCTGCCGACGGGTCCGGTTCGGTCGTATGCTTTGCGGGTTAGCCCCGGCGAATTCGTACGGAAGGCCGTCGGCGGGAATTTTCGGCGGCGGGAGGATCGGATGGCGTTGGCGATCGAGGCAAAGAATGTGATCAAACAGTTCCAAGGGGCGGCGGAACCGGCTTTGCGGGATTTTTCCCTGGCCGTTCCGGCGGGCACGCTCTGCGCGCTGGTCGGCCCGGACGGCGCCGGGAAGACGACCGCCCTCAGGATCCTGGCGACCGTCTCCAACTCTTTTTCCGGATCGGCTTCCGTCGTCGGGTACGACGTGCGCGCGGATCCCGAAGCCGTACGCTCGCGGATCGGCTACATGCCGCAGAACTTCAGCCTTTACCCGGACCTCTCGGTCTGGGAGAACCTTTTGTTCTTCGCCGAGTTGAACGGGGTTCCGGGCGGGGAGCGGGAGCCGCGGATGCGCTCAATGCTGGAATTCGCCGGCCTGGCCCCGTTCCGCGAGCGCCGCGCCGGCGACCTCTCCGGCGGAATGAAGAAAAAATTGGCGCTGGCCTGCGCCCTGGTCCACGATCCGCAGGTGCTGATCCTCGACGAGCCGTCGACCGGCGTGGATCCCGTTTCGCGCCGCGAGTTGTGGCGGATTCTGGCCGGCGTCGTCCGGCGCGGGGTGGCGGCGCTGATCAGCACCCCCTACATGGACGAAGCTGAACGCTGCCACCGGATCGGGATGCTGTATCGGGGGAAGGTCCTGCTCCTGGGAACGCCCGAGGAGCTGCTGGGCGGAATGCCGTCGCGCTTCCTCGAGGTGAAGGCCAGCCCGCGCAAGGCTATGCGCCAGATCGTCACACAGATCCCGGGCGTTCTCTCCTGGCGTCCGGTCGGGGACCGCCTGCGGGTGGAAACGTCCGGCGACGGAACCCAAGCCGAATCCCTGCGGCGGAACCTCGAGCGGCAATTCCGGGAGCAAAACCTGCAGGTGGACATCTTGGAGGAAGTCAAACCGATGATGGAGGATCTCTTCGTTCATATGGTTGGAAGGCAGGGGAAAGCGCCGTGA
- a CDS encoding DNA topoisomerase IV subunit B (negatively supercoils closed circular double-stranded DNA), which produces QRYKGLGEMNPQQLWDTTMDPQTRTLLQVSIDDAAEADRTFDMLMGSAVPPRRRFIQTHAKDVKNLDV; this is translated from the coding sequence CAGCGCTACAAGGGCCTGGGCGAAATGAACCCGCAGCAGTTGTGGGATACGACGATGGACCCGCAGACCCGGACCCTGCTGCAGGTCTCGATCGACGACGCGGCCGAGGCCGACCGGACCTTCGACATGCTGATGGGCTCGGCCGTTCCGCCGCGCCGGCGCTTCATCCAGACCCACGCCAAAGATGTGAAAAATTTGGATGTGTAA
- a CDS encoding sensor histidine kinase, translated as MARKTRIEPGLLIIFRYFLIIAIAYFAILVTLSSIQTNILQIPYLRWSFLNFLLYLILYAYLSIPWLRERNPDWYLPLALAMAAGFPVLANVMSYLETSDRTLSVLIQGSWLSFPVLLVPLVILAWQYPFRYVLLFTVLAAAAEEILLIPLLWPPRPEQLTVVGQPLIRAFSFGIVGHIVCHLMETQRAQRRRLMRANLELIRNADAQQRLAVSHERNRLARELHDTLAHSLTALSVSLEAMKTELASGGGECPAMLERALRIARDGLTDTRRALKSLRADALDDLGLPLAVRNLAEAAAERSGLRLDCQIEESLPALPEAAEHALYRIAQESLDNAVHHAGAGSLRVELAARGGAVEFAVRDDGSGFDPERIDEQDHYGIRGMRERAQACGGALEIESRKDEGTALRVRIPVGHDPRSDL; from the coding sequence ATGGCACGGAAAACAAGGATCGAACCGGGGTTGTTGATCATCTTCCGGTATTTCCTGATCATCGCCATCGCTTATTTCGCTATTCTGGTAACCCTCTCCTCGATTCAAACCAACATCCTGCAGATCCCGTACCTGCGCTGGTCCTTCCTGAATTTCCTTTTGTATTTAATTCTCTACGCTTACTTGTCCATCCCGTGGTTGCGGGAGCGGAATCCGGATTGGTACCTGCCCTTGGCGTTGGCGATGGCGGCGGGGTTTCCGGTTCTGGCGAATGTGATGAGTTATCTGGAAACCTCCGACCGGACCCTATCGGTGCTGATCCAGGGCAGCTGGCTTTCCTTTCCCGTCCTTCTGGTTCCGCTGGTGATCCTGGCCTGGCAATACCCCTTTCGCTACGTCCTGCTCTTTACAGTTTTGGCCGCGGCCGCGGAGGAGATCCTGCTGATCCCGCTGCTTTGGCCGCCGCGGCCCGAACAGCTGACGGTCGTCGGCCAGCCGCTGATCCGCGCGTTTTCCTTCGGGATCGTCGGGCACATCGTCTGCCATCTGATGGAAACCCAGCGGGCCCAGCGCCGCCGTCTGATGCGGGCCAACCTTGAGCTCATCCGCAACGCCGATGCCCAGCAGCGCCTGGCGGTCAGCCACGAACGCAACCGGCTGGCCCGCGAACTGCACGACACGCTGGCGCATTCGCTGACCGCGCTTTCGGTGAGCTTGGAGGCGATGAAGACCGAGCTTGCTTCCGGCGGCGGGGAATGTCCGGCGATGCTCGAGCGCGCCCTGCGGATCGCCCGCGACGGCCTGACCGACACGCGGCGCGCGCTGAAATCCCTGCGGGCCGACGCGCTGGACGACCTCGGGCTCCCGCTGGCCGTCCGCAACCTGGCCGAGGCGGCGGCCGAGCGCTCCGGCCTCCGGTTGGACTGCCAGATCGAGGAATCCCTGCCCGCCCTGCCGGAGGCGGCCGAACACGCCCTTTACCGCATCGCCCAGGAGTCGCTGGACAACGCCGTCCATCACGCCGGCGCCGGCTCCTTGCGCGTGGAGCTGGCCGCCCGCGGCGGCGCGGTGGAATTCGCCGTGCGGGACGACGGCTCCGGGTTCGATCCGGAGCGGATCGACGAGCAGGACCATTACGGCATCCGGGGCATGCGCGAGCGGGCGCAGGCCTGCGGAGGCGCGCTCGAGATCGAAAGCCGCAAGGACGAGGGTACGGCGCTGCGCGTGAGGATACCTGTTGGCCATGATCCGCGTTCTGATTTGTGA
- a CDS encoding response regulator transcription factor produces MIRVLICDDQEIICEGLEKILASDPEIRVTGIALDGREAVERVRRDPPDVVLMDLKMPVTNGVQATRMIRQAHPGVRVLVLTTYDDDEWLFDAIRSGASGYLLKDTPREALIEAVKGTAAGKSYVDPAVTGKILSHVERVTPAEPAPSSIHLSQRDRDILRLLARGLANADIAHQLYLSEGTVRNYTSALFEKLGVSDRTQAALVALKMGLVDLEE; encoded by the coding sequence ATGATCCGCGTTCTGATTTGTGACGACCAGGAAATCATCTGCGAGGGATTGGAAAAAATCCTCGCCTCCGATCCCGAGATCCGCGTGACCGGGATCGCGCTCGACGGCCGCGAGGCGGTGGAGCGCGTCCGCCGGGATCCTCCGGACGTGGTGCTGATGGACTTGAAGATGCCCGTCACGAACGGGGTCCAGGCGACCCGCATGATCCGCCAGGCGCACCCCGGCGTGCGGGTGCTGGTGCTGACAACCTACGACGACGACGAATGGCTGTTCGACGCGATCCGCAGCGGGGCTTCGGGCTACCTGCTGAAGGATACGCCGCGCGAGGCGCTGATCGAGGCGGTCAAGGGAACCGCGGCCGGGAAATCATACGTGGACCCGGCGGTGACGGGGAAAATCCTTTCCCACGTGGAGCGCGTGACTCCGGCGGAGCCGGCCCCCTCGTCCATCCACCTCAGCCAGCGGGACCGCGATATTCTGCGTCTGCTGGCGCGCGGCCTGGCCAACGCCGACATCGCCCACCAGCTTTACCTTTCGGAGGGCACGGTGCGGAACTACACCAGCGCGCTGTTCGAGAAGCTCGGCGTTTCGGACCGCACCCAGGCGGCGCTGGTCGCGTTGAAGATGGGGTTGGTGGATTTGGAGGAATAG